A single window of Pontibacillus chungwhensis DNA harbors:
- a CDS encoding GNAT family N-acetyltransferase, with protein sequence MHVEVAKEDHLSAIIKIDEGVVGTDRRKEIVEESIKKRNCLVAIEEGEVKGFLLFDTTFFDHAFISLVMVPPKERRKRIASMLLKEMVHLSPTEKIFSSTNQSNEQMQQVFYKNGFKRSGIIENLDEGDPELIYYCSR encoded by the coding sequence ATGCATGTAGAAGTTGCGAAGGAGGATCACTTATCAGCAATAATTAAGATAGATGAAGGGGTTGTAGGCACGGACAGACGAAAGGAAATTGTTGAAGAATCTATTAAGAAAAGAAACTGCTTAGTTGCAATTGAAGAAGGAGAAGTGAAAGGTTTTTTATTATTTGATACCACTTTTTTTGACCATGCTTTTATTTCATTAGTTATGGTACCTCCAAAAGAAAGAAGAAAAAGAATCGCGAGTATGTTGTTAAAAGAAATGGTTCACCTATCTCCTACAGAAAAGATCTTTTCTTCAACCAATCAATCAAACGAACAGATGCAACAAGTATTTTATAAAAATGGTTTTAAACGAAGTGGAATCATTGAGAATCTGGACGAAGGGGACCCAGAGCTTATTTATTATTGTTCTCGCTAA
- the rsgA gene encoding ribosome small subunit-dependent GTPase A has translation MNGFNEEFKVAEGEKVGRIAKATHGHYTVFTENQTLEGRLAGSLYHIAEDPRELPAVGDWIVFIPYDNNEKALIQRVLTRRTLLSRKRAGETHGEQIIAANIDKVFIVTALTNEFNLKRIERYVLQVYESGALPVIICTKPDLCEEVNERLQKLELTAPGAPVYAVNNLTGEGIEEMKQELLPDETISFIGSSGVGKSTLLNRLMGEEIQLTQQVRVDDNRGRHTTTHRELFSLPNGTTVIDTPGMRELQLWGNEEAVDATFSDIEQLSLQCKFRDCKHRSEPGCAVKQAIEAGELDHERLKNYEKLKRELHRLALKEQYSTHRVNRMLHSPKAHKR, from the coding sequence ATGAACGGATTTAATGAAGAGTTCAAGGTAGCAGAAGGAGAAAAGGTAGGACGTATTGCGAAAGCTACCCATGGACATTATACAGTTTTCACTGAAAATCAAACCTTAGAAGGGCGTCTTGCTGGAAGCTTGTATCATATTGCCGAAGACCCCAGGGAATTACCAGCCGTAGGGGACTGGATTGTATTTATTCCCTACGATAACAACGAGAAGGCTCTTATCCAACGTGTCTTAACCCGGCGTACATTATTGTCACGAAAGAGGGCGGGGGAGACGCATGGTGAGCAAATTATTGCTGCCAACATTGATAAAGTCTTTATTGTTACTGCTTTGACGAATGAATTTAATCTCAAACGGATTGAACGATATGTGTTACAGGTGTACGAAAGTGGAGCGCTCCCTGTCATTATTTGTACCAAACCAGATTTGTGTGAAGAAGTGAATGAACGATTACAAAAACTTGAGCTTACAGCCCCAGGAGCCCCGGTTTATGCGGTGAATAACCTTACGGGAGAAGGAATAGAAGAAATGAAGCAGGAATTACTGCCCGATGAGACCATTTCTTTCATTGGATCCTCTGGAGTAGGGAAGTCAACACTTTTAAATCGTTTAATGGGTGAGGAAATTCAACTCACTCAACAAGTGCGTGTGGATGATAATCGTGGTCGCCATACGACTACTCACCGTGAGCTGTTTTCTCTTCCAAATGGGACAACGGTAATTGACACGCCAGGGATGCGCGAATTGCAGCTGTGGGGGAATGAAGAAGCAGTAGATGCCACATTCTCTGACATCGAACAACTGAGCCTTCAGTGTAAGTTCCGAGATTGTAAACACCGTAGTGAACCTGGTTGTGCAGTGAAGCAAGCCATTGAAGCAGGAGAACTTGACCATGAACGGTTAAAAAACTATGAGAAATTAAAAAGAGAATTGCATCGTTTAGCACTGAAAGAACAGTACAGCACTCACCGAGTGAACCGTATGTTACACAGTCCTAAAGCCCATAAAAGATAA
- a CDS encoding ABC transporter permease: MNRIRQMNVPLYVGFFLVLVFIFLAIAGPKIAPHSLDHKVEVEYQVIDGKGIVVAPPVEPFTVPAYPLGTDKFGYDLVTKLLHGAKYTIGIAVVTALLKMVTGSIIGLYAGTLKSESSWWKAVENSVSYIPAFLILYFVLQPITINPDLESMKLIFIFIILMTILSLPSTIASVRKQTREIVKKEYVDVARTLGARRNRLVWKHIFPQLKEGLLIMFVMEIVFVMTVMGQLGIFHLFMGGTIKQTNPTLYLSMTNEWAGLIGQSRGHIFGNQYILMVPLVALVLATSSFVLLARGLQNHFQTDCQKAPWIPTGSSSHQPLPKVKMKIGKRITVTPGFIIMAVFLFVFTAGLVLVMGEVV, from the coding sequence ATGAATAGAATTCGACAAATGAATGTACCTCTGTATGTAGGTTTTTTTCTTGTGTTAGTGTTTATTTTCTTAGCTATAGCCGGTCCAAAGATCGCGCCTCATTCGTTGGATCATAAAGTAGAGGTTGAGTATCAAGTAATCGATGGAAAAGGGATCGTAGTAGCACCACCGGTGGAGCCTTTTACGGTTCCGGCTTACCCATTAGGAACAGATAAATTCGGATATGATTTAGTAACAAAGCTTTTGCATGGCGCGAAGTATACGATAGGGATCGCGGTCGTGACGGCTCTTCTTAAGATGGTGACTGGGAGTATAATTGGACTTTATGCAGGCACTCTCAAATCAGAATCCTCCTGGTGGAAAGCGGTTGAGAATTCAGTCAGTTACATTCCCGCGTTTTTAATTTTATATTTTGTTCTTCAACCGATAACGATCAATCCAGATTTAGAGTCTATGAAACTGATTTTTATCTTTATCATATTAATGACGATTTTGAGTCTGCCCAGCACAATAGCGTCAGTTCGGAAACAAACGAGGGAAATCGTAAAGAAAGAATATGTGGATGTAGCAAGAACGCTAGGGGCTCGTCGCAACAGATTGGTCTGGAAGCATATCTTCCCTCAGTTAAAAGAGGGGCTACTCATCATGTTCGTGATGGAAATTGTATTTGTTATGACGGTAATGGGACAGCTTGGGATTTTCCACTTATTTATGGGAGGAACCATTAAGCAAACGAATCCTACTCTCTATTTATCTATGACGAATGAGTGGGCAGGATTGATCGGGCAATCCCGAGGCCATATTTTTGGAAATCAATACATATTGATGGTGCCTTTGGTAGCCCTTGTTCTTGCTACAAGTTCGTTTGTGTTATTAGCAAGAGGGTTACAAAATCATTTCCAAACTGACTGTCAGAAAGCTCCATGGATCCCGACAGGTAGTTCTTCTCATCAGCCACTCCCTAAAGTGAAGATGAAAATCGGGAAGCGGATAACGGTTACACCAGGCTTTATTATTATGGCTGTCTTTCTGTTCGTATTCACGGCAGGGCTTGTACTTGTAATGGGAGAAGTAGTGTAA
- a CDS encoding NUDIX hydrolase, producing the protein MTNQDREESVIVLAQIENTFILINQYREPLHMNITQLPGGGVEEGEKLEDAARREFREEAGFCCGKLHYIGELWPAPWMSNEVTHVFFTNEVSEQLGQRLEAHETIEVSFLPVNDCIERIQKNIYKDAELCYAVLLAQSKELFSL; encoded by the coding sequence ATGACAAATCAAGATCGTGAAGAATCTGTAATAGTCCTTGCTCAAATAGAGAATACCTTTATCCTTATTAACCAATATAGAGAACCTCTTCACATGAATATTACACAATTACCCGGAGGGGGAGTAGAAGAAGGGGAAAAGCTTGAAGATGCAGCAAGAAGAGAATTTAGGGAAGAAGCAGGCTTTTGTTGTGGGAAGTTACACTATATAGGTGAGCTGTGGCCGGCACCCTGGATGTCTAATGAGGTGACTCATGTATTCTTTACGAATGAGGTTTCTGAACAACTCGGACAAAGATTGGAGGCGCATGAAACGATTGAGGTCAGCTTTCTTCCTGTCAATGATTGTATAGAACGTATTCAAAAGAATATATACAAAGACGCAGAGCTATGTTATGCGGTATTATTAGCTCAATCTAAAGAACTATTCTCATTGTAA
- a CDS encoding VOC family protein, whose translation MFQMHSAFIPVTNIERSKKWYDDHLGLIKVDEWESGTDHGVGFVFPRGNTGIALIEVTEPQSTVFTRKGNQPNVYFNFLSDDIEKDYQTLQDNHVTTTPIRHSEEVSTFDFEDPDGNLFSVVQEASHSPYHERHIKDLQTQHAE comes from the coding sequence ATGTTCCAAATGCACAGTGCTTTTATCCCGGTAACGAATATCGAGCGTTCTAAGAAATGGTATGATGATCATCTCGGCCTGATTAAAGTGGATGAATGGGAGTCCGGAACTGATCACGGGGTGGGGTTTGTTTTTCCTAGAGGAAATACAGGGATTGCGTTAATTGAAGTAACGGAACCTCAGTCTACTGTCTTCACTAGAAAAGGCAATCAACCTAATGTTTATTTCAATTTTTTGTCCGATGATATTGAAAAGGACTATCAAACTTTACAAGATAACCATGTCACCACTACCCCGATTCGACACTCAGAAGAAGTAAGCACGTTTGACTTTGAAGACCCTGACGGCAATTTATTCAGTGTGGTTCAGGAGGCTTCACATTCGCCCTATCATGAGCGTCATATAAAAGATCTTCAAACCCAACACGCAGAATGA
- a CDS encoding S-layer homology domain-containing protein, which yields MSGFKKKMTAGLLTSLVAGAAWNTPIAHGETQFPDVNEEITGKKEIQYLAEHEIIKGYQDGSFRPGEDVSRMEAAIMLTRELGLSTENRPDPDFDDISKEHPHYKYIATLVDEGIIQGTNSNTFEPDRNITRVEMAAILTRAYNLENEPISKEFEDVSGNRKYVSEVTSNRISVGFPDTTFRPNDSTTRAEFSIFLARAMDDQFKNYLSNAKEDPDFESIDNEDIRGTYIWHAGNVIEEPDEIIAFAKEKNINLLYTRLDRTQDFTVYNEFVEKAHDAGIEVHAMGGHPNWALETGEERLNMFIDYVTSYQKVVPPRQRFDGIHLDIEPYVLKNWDGASEDVLKTWKSNIETFVDEVKKDSDLETSADLAIWLDDHQTPGEEDLPFSEWFISQLDHTTLMAFRDSAAGSNGIVDVSQKEMEFAEKLDKELIISVEMQQMKANQHISFYEEGKQVMEEELDETETQFNDRPSYHGNAVHAYEYWKVAKE from the coding sequence GTGAGTGGTTTTAAAAAGAAAATGACAGCAGGTTTATTAACAAGCCTAGTCGCAGGGGCGGCTTGGAACACACCAATCGCTCATGGTGAAACACAATTTCCTGATGTAAATGAAGAGATTACAGGGAAAAAAGAGATTCAGTATTTGGCAGAACACGAGATTATAAAGGGGTACCAAGATGGATCTTTCCGTCCAGGAGAGGATGTATCCCGTATGGAAGCAGCCATTATGCTGACAAGAGAATTAGGATTATCAACCGAGAATCGTCCAGATCCGGATTTTGATGACATCTCGAAAGAGCACCCTCATTATAAATATATAGCAACCTTAGTCGATGAAGGGATTATTCAGGGAACGAATTCGAATACATTTGAGCCCGATCGAAATATTACACGTGTTGAAATGGCGGCCATTCTAACAAGAGCCTATAATCTGGAGAACGAACCAATCTCTAAAGAGTTTGAAGATGTTAGTGGGAATAGGAAATATGTGAGTGAGGTCACGTCAAATCGTATATCTGTTGGCTTTCCTGACACTACATTCCGACCTAATGATTCTACAACGAGAGCTGAATTTTCCATCTTTTTAGCTCGTGCGATGGATGACCAATTTAAGAACTATTTGTCTAACGCGAAAGAAGATCCTGATTTTGAATCGATCGACAACGAAGATATTCGCGGAACCTACATATGGCATGCTGGAAATGTTATAGAAGAACCTGATGAAATTATAGCTTTTGCAAAAGAAAAGAATATTAACTTACTCTACACTCGCTTAGATCGAACGCAAGATTTTACTGTTTATAACGAATTTGTAGAGAAGGCTCATGACGCAGGTATCGAGGTACACGCTATGGGAGGTCATCCAAATTGGGCTCTTGAAACAGGTGAAGAACGCCTGAATATGTTCATTGACTATGTAACGAGTTATCAAAAAGTGGTACCACCAAGACAAAGATTTGATGGTATTCACCTCGATATTGAACCGTATGTTTTAAAGAACTGGGATGGTGCATCAGAAGATGTCTTAAAGACCTGGAAATCGAACATAGAAACGTTTGTGGATGAAGTGAAGAAAGATTCAGACCTTGAGACAAGCGCTGATTTAGCCATATGGCTTGATGATCACCAAACTCCAGGCGAAGAAGACCTCCCATTCAGTGAGTGGTTTATTAGTCAATTGGATCACACAACACTAATGGCATTCAGGGATTCAGCAGCAGGTTCAAATGGAATTGTTGATGTATCTCAGAAAGAAATGGAGTTCGCGGAAAAACTGGATAAGGAGCTAATCATATCTGTAGAAATGCAACAGATGAAAGCCAATCAGCACATTTCGTTTTACGAAGAAGGTAAGCAAGTAATGGAAGAGGAACTAGATGAAACAGAAACTCAATTTAATGACCGTCCAAGTTACCACGGCAATGCTGTTCACGCGTATGAGTATTGGAAAGTAGCGAAGGAATAA
- a CDS encoding ABC transporter permease subunit encodes MKNSLIQGVVFIVILLFVSSAPFVFVSSFRGVEVEWMRIFELIQSIPSIDWLDRIDATFVERMARTFVLLLVAMLFGLTFALVLGLFVARFKVFRLFRGLIEIIGIVPDFIIIIFSVVVGVQVYQMTGIRIISFMPDKNTAHFWFPVLVLSIAPALYFLKLIHVRFLQISGEDYIRTAVSKGLDVSTINLQHVYRNMQPFIHAELTKGLSLTIGNLFIVEYLLNVIGLTHYIFAVKDFPATLLGLCALLLIALLVFLVVKFVLFLFRKGLIYE; translated from the coding sequence TTGAAAAACTCCTTGATTCAAGGTGTCGTATTCATTGTAATTCTGCTATTTGTCTCTTCTGCACCTTTTGTGTTTGTATCATCATTCAGAGGAGTAGAGGTTGAATGGATGCGCATATTCGAATTGATACAAAGTATTCCTTCAATTGACTGGTTAGATCGAATAGACGCTACCTTTGTTGAGCGGATGGCCAGAACCTTTGTCCTCTTGTTAGTGGCGATGCTTTTTGGCTTAACTTTTGCGCTTGTACTAGGTTTGTTTGTTGCACGCTTCAAAGTATTTCGACTGTTTCGTGGTCTCATTGAAATCATTGGAATTGTTCCTGACTTTATTATTATTATCTTTTCAGTCGTGGTTGGAGTACAGGTCTATCAAATGACAGGAATTCGGATTATAAGCTTTATGCCAGATAAGAATACGGCTCACTTTTGGTTCCCAGTCCTTGTCTTGTCTATAGCGCCAGCTCTTTATTTTCTGAAACTGATCCACGTACGCTTTTTACAAATTAGCGGTGAGGATTATATCCGAACAGCGGTGTCAAAGGGACTAGATGTTTCGACTATTAATTTGCAACATGTATATAGAAATATGCAGCCGTTTATCCACGCTGAACTGACGAAAGGACTCTCTCTTACGATTGGCAACTTGTTTATTGTGGAGTATTTACTCAATGTAATCGGGTTAACACATTACATATTTGCAGTGAAGGATTTTCCGGCAACATTATTAGGCTTATGCGCTTTATTACTCATCGCACTGCTTGTATTTTTAGTGGTGAAGTTTGTTCTATTCTTATTTAGAAAGGGTTTAATCTATGAATAG
- the pflA gene encoding pyruvate formate-lyase-activating protein — MKGRIHSIETCGAVDGPGLRYVLFMQGCLLRCQFCHNADTWTLNGGIEKSVEEIVEEVKDFLPFFQASNGGVTVSGGEPLLQIDFLIELFKALKTIGVHTALDTSGGCFHSSPTFLKKLDELLINTDLVLLDLKQIHSDKHKTLTGMTNKHILKFATLLSDKNVPVWIRHVLVPTLNDNQEDLIALSHFIGTLQNVEKIEVLPYHKLGVYKWENLGIPYPLEGIESPSNEQVWEATQILKNPSPIRN, encoded by the coding sequence ATGAAAGGACGTATTCACTCTATAGAAACGTGCGGTGCAGTTGATGGTCCAGGGCTTCGATATGTTCTCTTCATGCAAGGTTGCCTACTTCGATGCCAATTCTGCCATAATGCGGATACGTGGACGTTAAATGGAGGAATTGAAAAGTCTGTAGAAGAAATTGTAGAAGAAGTGAAAGACTTTCTCCCCTTTTTCCAAGCTTCTAACGGAGGAGTGACGGTAAGCGGCGGGGAGCCGCTCCTCCAGATTGATTTTTTGATCGAACTCTTTAAAGCGTTAAAAACGATCGGTGTTCATACAGCCCTGGATACCTCTGGAGGATGCTTCCATAGCTCCCCGACCTTTTTAAAGAAGCTGGATGAGCTGCTTATAAACACCGACCTTGTTTTACTTGATTTAAAACAAATTCATTCTGATAAGCATAAAACGTTAACCGGCATGACAAATAAACACATATTGAAATTCGCCACTCTTCTATCTGATAAGAATGTTCCAGTGTGGATCAGGCATGTACTCGTTCCGACACTGAATGATAATCAAGAAGACTTGATTGCCTTGTCTCATTTTATCGGAACGCTTCAGAACGTCGAAAAAATTGAAGTCCTTCCCTACCATAAACTTGGAGTTTATAAATGGGAGAACTTAGGTATTCCTTATCCACTCGAAGGGATAGAATCACCATCAAACGAACAAGTATGGGAGGCCACTCAAATTCTTAAAAATCCATCACCTATTAGAAATTAA
- the pflB gene encoding formate C-acetyltransferase yields MNTSVITQSSPPWNGFKEGKWQDSIDVRDFILQNYTLYEGDETFLKGPTSSSEILWKKVLHLTNEERNKGGVLNLDTRTVSTITSHGPGYLDQSLEKIVGFQTDEPFKRSLQPFGGIRMAAASLEAYGYKLDEEVEKIFTEFRKTHNQGVFDAYTPEMKLARKAGIITGLPDAYGRGRIIGDYRRIALYGVDRLIEEKKKDQDKLSQLAMTEEIIREREEVSEQLRALDELKELGTIYGYDISTPARTAQEAFQWLYLGYLAAIKEQNGAAMSLGRVSTFFDIYIERDLMEGRLTEEAAQELVDHFVMKLRLVKFARTPEYNQLFSGDPTWVTESIAGMTEDGRPLVTKSSYRFLHTLDNLGPAPEPNLTILWSVNLPPAFKKYCAKMSIKTSSIQYENDDLMREYYGDDYGIACCVSAMAIGKQMQFFGARANLAKALLYTINGGIDEVLKVQVAPQYPAITSEYLDYDEVMDKYDNMLDWLAELYVNTLNIIHYMHDKYSYERIEMALHDREILRTMACGIAGLSVVADSLSAIRYANVKTIRDQNGLVMDYEIEGDYPKYGNNDHRADDIAVDLVKRFMNKIKKHETYRSSTPTQSILTITSNVVYGKLTGNTPDGRRAGEPFAPGANPLHGRDTKGSLASLSSVAKLPYEDALDGISNTFSIVPRALGKEEETRIANLVGLLDGYMIKKGHHLNVNVFNRETLLDAMNHPEQYPQLTVRVSGYAVNFIKLTREQQMDILNRTFHESL; encoded by the coding sequence ATGAACACATCTGTCATCACGCAAAGCAGTCCACCATGGAACGGTTTTAAAGAAGGAAAATGGCAAGATTCCATTGATGTTAGAGATTTTATTTTGCAGAACTACACGCTTTATGAAGGGGATGAAACATTCCTGAAAGGTCCTACATCAAGCTCTGAAATCTTATGGAAGAAGGTCCTGCATTTAACAAATGAGGAACGGAATAAGGGCGGTGTCCTTAATTTAGATACACGAACCGTCTCGACTATTACCTCACATGGCCCGGGCTATTTGGATCAGAGTCTTGAAAAAATTGTGGGGTTTCAAACTGATGAACCTTTCAAGCGGTCCCTCCAACCATTTGGGGGAATCCGAATGGCGGCTGCATCTCTTGAAGCCTATGGATATAAACTTGATGAAGAGGTCGAGAAGATCTTCACCGAATTTCGAAAAACCCATAACCAGGGTGTCTTTGACGCCTATACACCTGAGATGAAATTAGCACGTAAGGCTGGTATTATTACCGGACTCCCTGATGCTTATGGGCGAGGTCGGATTATAGGAGATTATCGACGTATCGCTCTCTACGGTGTGGACCGCTTAATTGAAGAGAAAAAGAAAGATCAAGATAAACTCAGTCAACTAGCTATGACAGAAGAAATTATTCGGGAACGAGAAGAAGTATCTGAACAGCTAAGAGCACTCGATGAACTAAAAGAACTAGGAACGATTTATGGTTATGATATCTCTACACCGGCTCGTACAGCCCAGGAAGCTTTCCAGTGGCTTTACTTAGGCTACCTGGCTGCGATTAAAGAACAAAACGGAGCTGCCATGAGTCTTGGGCGCGTCTCTACCTTTTTTGATATCTATATAGAGCGCGATTTGATGGAAGGCAGACTGACAGAAGAGGCCGCTCAAGAACTTGTTGATCATTTCGTTATGAAACTGCGGCTGGTTAAATTTGCCCGAACACCTGAGTATAACCAACTCTTCAGCGGAGACCCGACCTGGGTTACAGAGTCCATTGCAGGCATGACAGAGGACGGTCGCCCACTAGTGACGAAGAGTTCATACCGATTCTTGCACACGTTAGATAATCTTGGCCCTGCTCCAGAACCAAATTTAACGATCCTGTGGTCAGTGAATCTCCCCCCTGCCTTTAAGAAATATTGTGCAAAGATGTCTATTAAAACAAGTTCCATTCAATACGAGAATGACGACTTAATGAGAGAATACTACGGGGATGACTATGGCATTGCTTGTTGTGTATCGGCTATGGCCATCGGAAAACAAATGCAGTTCTTCGGAGCTCGTGCTAACCTTGCCAAAGCTTTGCTCTATACCATTAACGGGGGAATAGATGAGGTCCTGAAAGTTCAGGTAGCTCCTCAATATCCAGCCATAACATCAGAGTATCTAGACTACGATGAGGTCATGGATAAATATGACAACATGCTAGATTGGTTGGCTGAACTTTACGTTAACACGCTCAACATTATCCATTACATGCACGATAAATATAGCTATGAACGAATTGAAATGGCTCTTCACGACCGGGAGATTCTACGCACGATGGCATGTGGCATTGCAGGGTTATCAGTTGTGGCAGATTCCCTGAGCGCCATCCGTTACGCTAACGTAAAAACGATTAGAGATCAGAATGGCTTAGTCATGGATTACGAAATTGAAGGAGATTATCCGAAATACGGAAACAACGATCATCGGGCAGATGACATTGCAGTCGATCTTGTGAAGCGTTTCATGAATAAAATTAAAAAACATGAAACCTATCGCTCCTCCACACCGACTCAATCGATCTTAACGATTACATCCAATGTTGTCTACGGCAAGCTAACCGGGAATACACCAGACGGACGAAGAGCCGGAGAACCTTTTGCACCAGGGGCTAACCCTCTTCATGGAAGAGACACGAAAGGATCGCTCGCTTCTTTAAGTTCCGTAGCGAAGCTTCCTTATGAAGATGCGTTAGATGGTATATCGAATACCTTCTCCATTGTTCCACGGGCACTTGGTAAAGAAGAAGAAACACGTATTGCGAACTTGGTTGGGCTACTTGATGGGTATATGATCAAGAAAGGACATCACCTTAACGTTAATGTTTTTAACCGAGAAACATTACTGGATGCAATGAATCACCCAGAACAATATCCTCAACTAACTGTACGGGTGTCCGGCTACGCTGTTAACTTTATTAAGCTCACTCGTGAACAACAGATGGATATTTTAAATCGTACCTTCCATGAAAGTCTTTAA
- a CDS encoding GNAT family N-acetyltransferase produces METQRLTIRPLMENDYQEWLHGFQSRFPSTNRHDDGQLDLSECTREWFKGLVSTHQELALSDISYIFAVFHKESQKHIGMVDVSTIIRGEFQWGRLGYTIHNQFWQKGYGTEATKGALSLAFNQLGYHRIEAHINLDNPASKRLAERVGMKFECIRERFIYEDGEWTDHLIYTMNKGKNTE; encoded by the coding sequence TTGGAAACACAAAGATTAACCATTCGTCCTTTAATGGAAAACGATTATCAAGAGTGGCTTCATGGATTTCAATCACGTTTTCCTTCTACAAATAGACATGATGACGGGCAATTGGATCTGTCAGAATGCACCAGGGAATGGTTTAAAGGCTTAGTATCCACTCATCAGGAACTAGCGCTATCAGACATTTCCTATATTTTCGCTGTTTTTCATAAAGAAAGTCAGAAACACATTGGCATGGTTGATGTATCTACGATCATTCGCGGGGAATTTCAATGGGGAAGACTCGGGTACACCATTCATAACCAGTTTTGGCAAAAAGGGTATGGAACAGAAGCGACAAAGGGGGCATTAAGCCTTGCCTTTAATCAGCTAGGTTATCACCGGATTGAAGCTCATATCAATCTTGACAATCCCGCATCTAAAAGGTTAGCAGAACGAGTGGGTATGAAGTTTGAATGTATAAGGGAAAGATTTATATACGAGGATGGGGAATGGACAGACCACCTCATTTACACGATGAATAAAGGAAAGAACACCGAATAA
- a CDS encoding DUF420 domain-containing protein gives MLQIEKNYNYVPWVVGLSIAINAIVVALLFIPEIESGSNFDITILPLLNAILNSFTTVFLLAALFMIIRKNVKWHKRFIFAAFTSTALFLVSYLTYHSMASSTSYGGEGIIQYVYYFILITHIVLAAVIVPLALLTLFRGLSMKVDKHRKIARWTMPLWLYVSITGVIVYLMISPYY, from the coding sequence ATCTTGCAAATTGAGAAAAATTACAACTATGTACCATGGGTTGTGGGTCTATCTATTGCCATTAACGCCATTGTCGTAGCCCTTTTATTCATACCGGAAATTGAAAGCGGGTCAAACTTTGACATTACAATCCTACCGCTATTAAATGCCATATTAAATTCATTTACAACGGTATTCTTGCTCGCTGCTTTATTTATGATTATTCGAAAAAATGTCAAATGGCATAAACGCTTTATTTTTGCCGCGTTTACATCAACGGCACTATTCTTAGTTTCCTATCTTACTTATCACTCTATGGCGAGTTCTACATCCTACGGCGGGGAAGGAATTATTCAGTATGTCTATTATTTCATCCTGATTACCCATATAGTGTTAGCAGCAGTCATTGTACCACTTGCGTTACTTACGCTTTTCCGTGGACTCTCCATGAAAGTAGACAAACACCGTAAAATTGCACGCTGGACCATGCCTTTATGGCTATATGTCAGTATCACCGGGGTCATTGTTTATCTAATGATTTCTCCTTATTATTAA
- a CDS encoding DUF4181 domain-containing protein yields the protein MTFVVLVILLLLILSLEYLLRKKFKIERQSITDTKGKHVDRFGRGMTVLIAISVLTYAIFEDPEEVKWYYMAIVGIQFGYEAFMQWMFIKGSKEYIITLVYLALGLFTIYNIDLLFAGFM from the coding sequence ATGACCTTTGTTGTTTTAGTCATTTTATTGCTGTTGATTTTAAGTTTGGAATACTTGCTCAGGAAGAAATTTAAGATCGAACGTCAATCCATTACAGATACCAAGGGAAAACACGTGGACCGCTTCGGAAGGGGGATGACTGTACTCATAGCCATCAGCGTGTTAACTTATGCGATCTTTGAAGATCCTGAAGAGGTTAAGTGGTATTACATGGCGATTGTTGGCATTCAATTTGGGTATGAGGCTTTCATGCAGTGGATGTTTATCAAAGGGTCTAAGGAATATATCATCACACTCGTCTATTTGGCCCTTGGTTTGTTTACGATATATAATATTGACCTTTTATTTGCAGGCTTTATGTAA